A genomic stretch from Arachis stenosperma cultivar V10309 chromosome 3, arast.V10309.gnm1.PFL2, whole genome shotgun sequence includes:
- the LOC130967154 gene encoding 30S ribosomal protein S9, mitochondrial, with product MLSRLIPKPYSHLRRFLSPSPKPYTFPPQTKIPNLPLNPFFTATPKPFSTNNNNNGKGKEPYSPPAWKDFRDTEENFPAFFDDEEMNNMPPGENRGGEEECFPLGRKEENKVVEEEKWYLQEKGVDDEDESSIFKGIDNEGNKVKDGSGGHLGVGASDFQPWSLKEEKDGDEVKEDDVFAFQDDNIEGMKGEFSAVEGERSKEDIEKLEKEEKELTAVLKGPNRAFGDLIAASGITDEMLDSLIALKDLEGVEGLPPLRVIEDMRYERNTRKSTRAEMERLKQEEAAKARVRQVDEKGRAYGTGRRKCSIARVWVQPGDGKFIVNDKEFDVYFPMLEHRATLLRPFSETKTLGLWDVSCTVKGGGVSGQVGAIRLGISKALQSWEPDLRPALRNAGFLTRDARVVERKKPGKAKARKSFQWVKR from the exons ATGCTTTCTCGTTTGATTCCAAAACCCTACTCCCATCTCAGACGCTTCCTCTCTCCCTCCCCAAAACCCTACACGTTCCCGCCGCAAACCAAAATCCCCAATTTGCCCCTCAATCCCTTCTTCACCGCCACTCCCAAACCCTTCTCcaccaacaacaataacaatggcAAGGGGAAGGAACCGTATTCTCCACCCGCGTGGAAGGACTTTCGCGACACTGAAGAAAATTTCCCTGCTTTCTTCGACGATGAAGAAATGAACAACATGCCTCCGGGGGAAAAtcgaggaggagaagaagaatgtTTTCCTTTGGGGAGGAAGGAGGAGAATAAGGTGGTGGAGGAGGAGAAATGGTACTTGCAAGAGAAGGGTgttgatgatgaagatgagAGTTCAATATTCAAAGGGATTGATAATGAGGGAAATAAAGTAAAAGATGGTTCTGGTGGGCACCTTGGGGTGGGTGCATCGGATTTTCAACCTTGGAGCTTGAAGGAGGAGAAGGATGGTGATGAAGTGAAGGAAGATGATGTGTTTGCTTTTCAAGACGATAATATTGAAGGGATGAAGGGTGAGTTCAGTGCTGTGGAAGGTGAAAGAAGTAAGGAAGATATTGAGAAGCTTGAGAAGGAAGAGAAAGAGCTCACTGCTGTACTCAAAG GCCCAAACCGAGCTTTTGGTGATTTGATTGCTGCTTCTGGAATCACGGATGAAATGCTTGACAGTTTGATTGCGTTGAAAGACTTAGAAGGAGTCGAGGGATTGCCCCCTCTTAGAGTAATAGAAGACATGCGCTACGAGAGGAATACTAGAAAATCCACTAGAGCTGAAATGGAGCGTCTAAAGCAAGAGGAAGCTGCAAAAGCAAGAGTGAGACAAGTTGACGAGAAAGGACGTGCTTATGGAACAGGAAGAAGAAAATGTAGCATAGCACGTGTCTGGGTTCAACCTGGTGATGGTAAATTTATTGTTAATGATAAAGAATTTGATGTTTATTTCCCTATGCTTGAGCATCGTGCTACTCTCCTTCGACCTTTCTCCGAGACAAAGACATTAGGACTTTGGGATGTCAGTTGTACTGTGAAAGGAGGCGGTGTTTCAG GTCAAGTTGGAGCAATACGATTGGGAATCAGCAAGGCTTTGCAAAGCTGGGAACCAGATTTGCGTCCTGCACTAAGAAACG CTGGCTTCCTGACAAGGGACGCAAGAGTGGTAGAGAGGAAAAAACCAGGAAAggccaaagcaagaaaaagcttcCAATGGGTCAAGCGTTAA
- the LOC130970570 gene encoding uncharacterized protein LOC130970570: MKVVPFTLLALLLVAIVPNGLLAVPSTVPAFLWSSHYDMVSENGMKDSVNYQIISPKDLAKSVLAEAGWSNFLCNGKEFQEPLDLALLFIGRELQSSDLSMSNHEDSTLLDLLKLSFTRSNISMAFPYVSSSEDENLEKQLVSGFAESCGDDLGIGKVVFLGSCSMDDTNDEDSAAFHSVQEYLNKKMEGSRTGKTDLLVFCNGGSQPLNIDEKPKSEGEVLSGLVSSVDKSGAKYAVLYVSDPSRLVRYPSYRELQRFLEETTNASLTANSTVCDGVCQIKSSLLEGILVGIVLLIILISGLCCMMGIDTPTRFETPQEQ; this comes from the exons ATGAAGGTGGTTCCGTTCACGCTGCTTGCTTTGCTTCTTGTTGCTATTGTTCCAAATGGATTGTTGGCAGTTCCTTCTACGGTCCCTGCATTTCTTTGGTCTTCCCATTATGACAT GGTTTCAGAAAATGGCATGAAGGATTCTGTAAATTATCAGATCATTTCTCCAAAAGATCTAGCAAAGTCTGTTTTAGCTGAAGCTGGCTGGTCAAATTTTCTG TGCAATGGAAAGGAATTTCAGGAGCCTTTGGATCTGGCCCTTTTATTCATTGGTAGAGAG TTACAATCGTCAGATTTAAGCATGAGCAATCATGAAGACTCAACTCTTTTAGACTTGCTCAAG CTGTCTTTCACCAGGTCCAACATTTCCATGGCATTTCCATATGTTTCTTCATCAGAGGATGAGAATTTGGAAAAACAATTGGTTTCAGGATTCGCCGAATCCTGTGGAGATGATTTGGGAATTGGCAAAGTTGTATTCCTTGGATCTTGCTCCATGGATGATACAAATGATGAAGACAGTGCTGCTTTTCACTCTGTTCAG GAATATTTGAACAAGAAGATGGAAGGGAGTCGTACTGGGAAAACAGATTTGCTTGTGTTCTGTAATGGAGGTTCTCAACCTCTTAACATTGATGAGAAGCCAAAATCTGAAG GTGAAGTTTTATCTGGGCTTGTCAGCTCTGTTGATAAATCTGGGGCCAAATATGCAGTTCTTTATGTGTCAGATCCCTCCAGGTTGGTCCGGTATCCTTCTTACAGGGAACTACAAAGGTTTCTAGAAGAAACCACAAATGCGTCACTGACAGCCAATTCCACAGTTTGCGATGGAGTCTGCCAGATTAAGTCCTCTCTTCTGGAGGGAATTTTAGTG GGAATCGTTTTGCTAATAATCTTGATCTCTGGCCTTTGCTGTATGATGGGAATTGATACCCCAACGAGATTTGAGACTCCACAAGAGCAATGA